A single region of the Sulfitobacter geojensis genome encodes:
- a CDS encoding DUF1217 domain-containing protein: MIGISGLSSGAALRLIDSTRDQQLVSMRNDAANKRGEEAFRDRIGSITTPQELVADFEVYSFVMKAFDLEDQIFGKGMLRKVLESDPVAPESLLNRLTDERFRELHLALGFTTENGPQVPDFTDAAFLDDITGRFYNQQFINANDAQNSTVGTVLEFREEGESIGSWFDVLANEKLTNFFQVALGLPEQISGLDLDKQKQLFEDKFDLADLADPAERERLISRYVAISDVINPQSFASNSAAVNILQNSQIGAQFVSITLDIATVNYSASQLYR, translated from the coding sequence ATGATCGGCATCTCGGGTCTTTCCAGCGGGGCGGCGCTTCGGTTGATCGATTCCACACGAGACCAGCAATTGGTTTCGATGCGCAACGATGCCGCAAACAAGCGCGGCGAAGAAGCGTTTCGCGACCGTATCGGAAGCATCACAACGCCCCAAGAGCTGGTCGCTGATTTCGAGGTCTATAGTTTCGTGATGAAAGCCTTTGATCTGGAAGACCAGATTTTCGGGAAAGGTATGCTTCGCAAGGTACTGGAAAGTGATCCGGTTGCGCCGGAATCCCTGTTGAACCGGCTGACAGACGAACGGTTTCGCGAACTGCATTTGGCGTTAGGATTCACTACGGAAAACGGGCCGCAGGTACCTGATTTTACGGATGCGGCGTTCCTTGATGACATCACGGGTCGCTTTTACAACCAGCAATTCATCAATGCGAACGACGCGCAGAATTCGACCGTCGGCACCGTGCTGGAATTCCGTGAAGAAGGCGAAAGTATTGGCAGTTGGTTCGATGTGTTGGCCAATGAGAAATTGACCAACTTCTTTCAGGTGGCGCTTGGCCTGCCCGAACAGATTTCAGGGCTAGATCTGGACAAGCAAAAACAGCTGTTCGAAGATAAATTTGATCTCGCTGATTTGGCTGATCCGGCAGAACGTGAGCGGTTGATCTCGCGCTACGTTGCGATCTCTGACGTGATCAATCCACAGTCCTTTGCGTCCAACAGTGCTGCGGTCAATATTTTGCAAAATTCACAGATTGGTGCACAATTTGTATCCATTACGTTGGACATTGCGACAGTGAATTACAGCGCGTCGCAGCTATACCGTTGA
- the fliP gene encoding flagellar type III secretion system pore protein FliP (The bacterial flagellar biogenesis protein FliP forms a type III secretion system (T3SS)-type pore required for flagellar assembly.) produces the protein MHPSALPIRRPVVNAIMALPLVLLVTMAPALAQETEVGGLIRELSSQLGGVQPGSDAGASLSGRLIQLFVLITTLSVAPGLLVVMTSFTRFVIVFSMLRLALGLNQTPPNIVLNAMALFMTFFVMQPVFEDAWEGGIRPLMNNAITEEQAIRNISEPFYDFMLVNTRDKDIQLFTDIANDTAEAVEDDDDGPSWRVLVPSFMISELRRAFTIGFLIYLPFVAIDLIVASVLMSAGMMMLPPVLVSLPFKVIFFVLIDGWYMLAGSLIQSYLSG, from the coding sequence ATGCACCCCTCTGCCCTGCCCATCCGTCGCCCTGTGGTGAATGCCATCATGGCCTTGCCGCTGGTGTTGCTTGTCACAATGGCCCCCGCCCTTGCGCAGGAAACAGAGGTGGGTGGGTTGATCCGCGAACTGTCTTCGCAACTGGGCGGCGTGCAACCGGGCAGCGATGCGGGGGCCAGTTTGTCGGGACGTCTGATCCAGCTTTTCGTGCTGATCACGACGCTCAGCGTCGCCCCCGGTTTGCTGGTTGTCATGACCAGCTTTACCCGCTTTGTGATCGTGTTTTCCATGCTGCGTCTGGCCTTGGGTCTGAACCAGACACCGCCCAATATTGTGCTGAACGCAATGGCGTTGTTCATGACCTTTTTCGTCATGCAACCCGTGTTCGAAGACGCCTGGGAGGGCGGGATCAGACCCCTGATGAACAATGCCATCACCGAAGAACAAGCGATCCGCAACATCTCGGAACCGTTTTATGATTTCATGCTGGTAAACACCCGTGACAAGGACATCCAGCTTTTCACGGACATCGCCAATGACACCGCCGAAGCGGTCGAGGATGACGACGACGGCCCCAGCTGGCGCGTATTGGTCCCGTCCTTCATGATCTCAGAGTTGCGCCGCGCCTTTACCATCGGGTTCCTGATCTATCTGCCTTTCGTCGCTATTGATCTGATCGTCGCTTCGGTTCTGATGAGCGCAGGTATGATGATGTTGCCGCCGGTTCTGGTGTCCTTACCTTTCAAGGTGATCTTCTTTGTTTTGATCGACGGCTGGTACATGCTGGCAGGGTCGTTGATCCAGTCATATCTCTCCGGTTAA
- a CDS encoding FliH/SctL family protein, with the protein MITLFDHNFDAETEQSTHRDAAATVTAIADLKEQLETARKEGFEAGRDLGRKEAKAEFDAGAAERFEQERQLIQESLAQLVAQDTRDRSDTERDIIELFLGITERLVPELIGHYGPQLAADRIKQAVQQSRTSPELTITACPDVVAVLEDEATSWLTIASHTAEIDIFADPDMPRGSAQVRWKGGRLEYDLETACTQMLQALTQAANDYNEAT; encoded by the coding sequence GTGATCACCCTGTTCGATCATAACTTCGACGCCGAAACCGAGCAATCGACCCACCGTGATGCTGCCGCTACAGTCACGGCCATTGCCGATTTGAAGGAACAACTCGAAACCGCCCGCAAAGAGGGTTTTGAGGCGGGGCGTGACCTTGGCCGTAAGGAAGCGAAAGCGGAATTCGACGCCGGCGCTGCCGAGCGGTTCGAACAAGAACGCCAGCTCATTCAGGAAAGCCTGGCCCAGCTGGTTGCACAGGACACCCGCGACCGGTCGGATACCGAGCGTGACATCATCGAACTGTTCTTGGGCATCACGGAACGCTTGGTGCCGGAATTGATCGGTCACTATGGCCCGCAACTGGCCGCCGACCGGATCAAACAGGCCGTCCAACAAAGCCGCACCTCACCGGAACTCACCATCACCGCCTGTCCTGACGTTGTCGCGGTTCTGGAAGATGAAGCGACCTCTTGGTTAACGATCGCGTCTCATACAGCGGAAATCGATATTTTTGCGGACCCTGACATGCCGCGTGGCTCAGCGCAGGTGCGTTGGAAGGGCGGTCGCCTTGAATATGACCTCGAAACCGCCTGCACGCAGATGCTTCAGGCACTGACGCAAGCTGCAAACGACTATAACGAAGCGACGTAG
- a CDS encoding MucR family transcriptional regulator, with amino-acid sequence MEDRSNMLISEAVRSVLTSFAARENATVEDVLALARSLPAALGDNASSITPEQKTAAINSLQTARPAVAIDQSVSDDTVTCLCCGKSFTMLKRHLKAEHGLSEQQYRAQFGLPEEHLLVAPNYSIRKAEYAKRIGLGKYAREDSPAQDAAPTL; translated from the coding sequence ATGGAAGATAGAAGCAACATGTTGATATCTGAAGCAGTGCGAAGCGTTCTTACCAGCTTTGCCGCGCGCGAAAACGCAACCGTTGAGGATGTGCTCGCCTTGGCGCGCAGCCTGCCGGCCGCACTTGGCGACAACGCCAGCTCGATCACGCCCGAACAGAAAACCGCAGCAATTAACAGCCTGCAAACCGCACGGCCTGCGGTGGCGATTGATCAGTCGGTATCTGATGACACCGTGACCTGTCTGTGTTGCGGCAAATCCTTTACGATGCTCAAACGACACCTCAAGGCCGAGCACGGGCTTTCCGAGCAGCAGTATCGTGCACAATTCGGCCTGCCCGAAGAACATCTTCTCGTCGCCCCGAATTACTCCATCCGCAAGGCAGAGTACGCCAAACGGATCGGACTGGGTAAATACGCACGCGAAGATTCCCCCGCGCAGGATGCTGCACCGACGCTGTAA
- a CDS encoding flagellar motor protein MotB produces MAANTQPKIFKKYEIIEGGGHHGGGWKVAYADFMTAMMAFFLLMWILASSDEQKLRGIAEYFTNASMPGGIGVLDGSTLGPPGTLTASNGSVVARGSELGKIDDPAPSKWEVRDTTSTSDPKEKVQGSQEGVHENPAAADVSETHQLAEASNGKSGAEHPLDDMKFEQLQNEIRQAMQDSPDLDPLMQNVIFEQTPEGLHIQIIDQEGKPMFQSGRAEMTGATDTLLRNLGTSLAALSNPIVLSGHTDAIRFANSAKYDNWDLSSDRANATRRVFEASGVSRDRIIRVSGMADTQLLVPETPTDPSNRRISIMVRYQDKVPLSAKPVQDAAMTSPDTPAKREDDPMVKQANLAPPTVAPIGDQVFQNLRNALR; encoded by the coding sequence ATGGCAGCGAACACGCAGCCCAAAATCTTTAAGAAGTACGAGATCATCGAAGGTGGCGGCCACCATGGTGGCGGTTGGAAAGTGGCTTATGCCGACTTTATGACTGCGATGATGGCCTTTTTCCTGTTGATGTGGATCCTTGCCAGTTCGGACGAACAGAAACTCCGTGGTATTGCTGAATATTTCACCAATGCATCCATGCCAGGCGGCATCGGTGTTCTGGATGGATCAACACTTGGCCCTCCCGGTACACTTACCGCATCAAACGGCAGCGTCGTTGCGCGCGGATCCGAGTTGGGAAAAATTGATGATCCGGCCCCTTCAAAATGGGAAGTGCGCGACACCACCTCAACCTCTGATCCCAAAGAGAAGGTCCAGGGCAGCCAAGAAGGCGTACATGAGAACCCGGCAGCCGCTGATGTAAGCGAAACACATCAGCTTGCAGAAGCGTCCAACGGTAAATCCGGTGCCGAGCACCCGCTTGACGATATGAAGTTCGAGCAGTTGCAGAACGAAATCCGGCAAGCCATGCAGGACAGTCCCGATCTCGACCCGCTTATGCAAAATGTGATCTTTGAACAAACGCCCGAAGGGCTGCACATTCAAATCATTGATCAGGAAGGCAAACCCATGTTCCAAAGCGGGCGTGCCGAAATGACCGGTGCAACTGACACCTTGTTGCGCAACCTCGGTACCTCGCTGGCTGCGCTATCGAACCCTATTGTGCTTTCCGGCCACACCGATGCCATCCGCTTTGCCAACAGCGCGAAATACGACAATTGGGACCTTTCATCAGATCGCGCCAACGCCACGCGCCGCGTATTCGAAGCATCCGGCGTCTCGCGGGACCGCATCATTCGCGTCTCGGGCATGGCAGACACCCAGTTACTGGTGCCTGAAACTCCCACAGATCCGTCGAACCGCCGGATTTCGATCATGGTCCGCTATCAGGATAAGGTGCCGCTTTCGGCTAAACCGGTTCAGGATGCTGCGATGACATCCCCCGATACGCCCGCGAAACGTGAAGACGACCCTATGGTGAAACAGGCAAATCTTGCGCCGCCAACCGTTGCACCAATCGGCGATCAGGTATTTCAGAACTTGCGGAATGCGCTGCGCTAG
- a CDS encoding flagellar biosynthesis repressor FlbT → MALRLTLKPNERILINGCVVRNTDRRQLLVIENHADIVREADLLGESEARTPVKEVYFFIQAALLDPSKRKKLVPIIQKKLAQLVPVFHDEVGEHIFEAAGHVSQADFYKAMRALRPLMEYEDRLFEMIHAKAAATAAE, encoded by the coding sequence ATGGCACTCCGACTGACGTTGAAACCGAACGAACGTATCTTGATTAACGGCTGTGTGGTCCGCAACACGGACCGGCGACAATTGTTGGTGATCGAAAATCACGCTGATATCGTACGCGAGGCGGATCTGCTGGGCGAAAGCGAGGCGCGCACGCCGGTAAAGGAAGTCTATTTCTTTATCCAGGCCGCACTTTTGGATCCCTCAAAGCGCAAAAAGCTGGTTCCGATCATCCAGAAAAAGCTCGCGCAGTTGGTGCCGGTTTTTCATGATGAGGTGGGCGAACATATCTTTGAAGCGGCCGGTCATGTGTCACAGGCTGATTTTTACAAAGCAATGCGCGCCCTGCGCCCCTTGATGGAATACGAAGACCGGTTGTTTGAAATGATCCACGCAAAGGCCGCCGCAACCGCGGCGGAGTAG
- a CDS encoding response regulator transcription factor, whose translation MSQNKPTSLLITSDSRLRNPLNYLFSVVLKHDLEVVEDADAARGVMRADQPVKSVVVHMPGRESEALEITRTVKSTGGPNIVIMLAAEQDNLGVDAFFAGADDVVVWPCSLRELAVRLFVRLGLPLDDAILQTDEGSWNARAYIADRAGLTVSEAQVMHVLYTHDGETVSRDALSLAVDARPWRYGDRKFDVHVAKLRKKLSDTFGDKVSVSTIRSLGYRLVTKGANIFDPA comes from the coding sequence GTGAGTCAAAACAAGCCAACCTCCCTTTTGATTACCAGCGATAGCCGGTTAAGGAATCCGCTCAACTACCTGTTTTCTGTCGTCCTTAAGCATGACCTGGAAGTGGTCGAAGATGCCGACGCGGCACGCGGAGTTATGAGGGCTGATCAGCCGGTCAAATCCGTGGTTGTGCACATGCCAGGCCGCGAAAGTGAGGCGCTGGAGATTACCCGAACTGTGAAATCCACGGGTGGGCCTAATATCGTCATCATGCTTGCGGCTGAGCAGGATAATCTTGGGGTCGATGCATTCTTTGCCGGTGCGGATGATGTTGTTGTCTGGCCGTGCAGTTTGCGTGAACTGGCCGTCCGATTGTTTGTGCGTCTCGGTTTGCCGTTGGATGACGCGATTTTGCAAACGGACGAAGGCAGTTGGAATGCGCGCGCTTATATCGCTGATCGGGCGGGGCTGACCGTATCGGAAGCTCAAGTGATGCACGTTTTGTACACGCATGACGGGGAAACTGTCAGCCGTGACGCGTTGAGCCTTGCGGTTGATGCGCGGCCCTGGCGCTATGGGGATCGCAAGTTCGATGTTCATGTGGCCAAGCTTCGCAAGAAATTGTCGGACACTTTCGGCGACAAGGTTTCTGTGTCGACGATCCGTTCGTTGGGATATCGGTTGGTCACCAAGGGTGCCAACATTTTTGATCCGGCCTGA
- the fliF gene encoding flagellar basal-body MS-ring/collar protein FliF has protein sequence MILAGTAVTVVVALLLGLNTISRPDYAPIYSNLSVTSASAIEATLTNAGFRVMVSEDGSSVSVPRSDGARARMALAETGVQVDGDPGWELFDEKSGLAMNSFLQKINRVRAMEGELARSIQTLDGISSARVHLVLPDREPFSREAPSPRGSVILRSGAGRAITRKQAIAVRTLVASSVPELEISRVAVLSASGETILAEGAGGEGPTGIQSTKTSIEDRLSQEIQNILTARVGAGNARVRVNVDLTTQREVIVEQSFDPDQQVVRSTESSTESQTGSEDGGNVGVENNIPAALVEGGGATSNRSEAGEQVQYEIGNTRREIVREAGEVRRMTVAVLVNGIYNLEGSDVAYAERTPEELNRLTELVKSAVGFEEGRGDSVSVDSMRFMDYSMDLGDPIVQTLGDRLSESMVPIIRGVLALLIVALVMILGVRPMLRRLNQPDPLNLVEDPALSSDRTEREALNAPDKPAGTPEAKLLSSTAGTGDATEPRKLAPAVVEDDIAVGDQQYVTTQGIRGSIQKGNIDRIQRLADEKPEDVLRVMRSWLTTEAEA, from the coding sequence ATGATCTTGGCAGGCACCGCCGTCACCGTTGTTGTCGCGCTGCTGTTGGGGCTGAACACGATCTCGCGGCCGGATTACGCACCGATCTACTCCAATCTCTCTGTGACCTCCGCCAGCGCAATCGAAGCGACCCTGACCAATGCAGGGTTTCGCGTGATGGTGTCCGAAGACGGCTCTTCGGTTTCCGTGCCGCGGTCCGATGGTGCGCGTGCACGTATGGCGCTGGCCGAAACCGGTGTTCAGGTTGATGGCGACCCCGGTTGGGAGCTGTTTGACGAAAAAAGCGGCTTGGCGATGAACTCCTTCCTGCAAAAAATCAACCGCGTCCGCGCGATGGAGGGGGAGCTGGCGCGCTCTATCCAGACGCTCGATGGCATTTCATCTGCGCGTGTGCATCTGGTTTTACCTGACCGCGAACCGTTTTCCCGCGAAGCGCCTTCGCCGCGCGGCTCTGTTATTCTGCGCTCCGGTGCCGGCCGCGCGATCACCCGCAAACAAGCGATTGCGGTGCGCACCCTTGTTGCCTCCTCCGTTCCCGAACTGGAAATTTCACGCGTTGCGGTGTTGTCTGCAAGCGGCGAAACCATTTTGGCCGAGGGCGCTGGCGGCGAAGGGCCTACCGGCATTCAGTCCACCAAAACCTCCATCGAGGACCGGCTGTCGCAAGAAATCCAGAACATCCTGACCGCCCGCGTCGGGGCCGGAAATGCCCGCGTTCGCGTCAATGTCGATCTGACCACGCAGCGTGAAGTGATCGTCGAGCAAAGCTTTGATCCCGATCAGCAAGTTGTGCGTTCAACAGAGAGCAGTACAGAGAGTCAGACCGGTTCGGAAGACGGTGGCAATGTCGGCGTTGAAAACAACATACCCGCAGCTTTGGTCGAGGGCGGCGGTGCCACGTCCAACCGCAGTGAAGCAGGCGAGCAGGTGCAATACGAGATCGGCAACACACGCCGCGAAATCGTACGCGAAGCGGGCGAAGTCCGCCGTATGACCGTCGCCGTTCTGGTGAACGGTATCTACAACCTAGAAGGCTCCGACGTGGCCTATGCCGAACGGACGCCGGAAGAACTGAACCGCTTGACCGAACTGGTGAAATCCGCCGTCGGTTTCGAAGAAGGCCGCGGCGATAGCGTGTCAGTCGATAGCATGCGGTTCATGGATTACTCGATGGATCTGGGCGATCCGATTGTCCAGACTTTGGGGGATCGCCTTTCAGAAAGCATGGTGCCAATCATTCGCGGCGTGCTTGCCCTATTGATCGTCGCGCTGGTAATGATCCTCGGGGTGCGCCCGATGTTGCGCCGCCTGAACCAGCCGGACCCGCTTAACCTTGTCGAAGACCCTGCGCTTTCATCAGACCGAACCGAACGCGAGGCCCTGAATGCGCCGGACAAACCGGCAGGGACGCCCGAGGCAAAGCTGCTGTCCTCCACAGCTGGCACCGGTGACGCCACCGAACCGCGCAAGCTGGCACCGGCCGTCGTCGAGGACGACATTGCGGTGGGTGATCAGCAATATGTCACGACACAGGGCATCCGCGGCAGCATCCAGAAGGGCAATATCGATAGAATTCAACGCCTTGCGGATGAAAAACCCGAAGATGTGCTGCGTGTGATGCGGTCGTGGTTGACCACCGAGGCTGAAGCGTGA
- a CDS encoding flagellar motor switch protein FliG has product MSQFVPLRKHRRMTGAQKSAVLFLCLGEGRGGALMQQLDVAEIRQITTAISNMGEIDAGIVESILEEFDEKINHEGGVVGSIDAARNLLSEFLPEDRVADILQEINSNTTGNVWKDLSDLDEKQLVEFLRKEHNQTVAVILTRIRPDAAAKVLPLLGPERAPDLIERIMAMENLPSDTIQNIENTLREDVLAKANNSPEARIEGHLVSILNKLDGDLFNQISSELEQRRPEQFGGIKQKMFVFDDLVKFNEMHLGKIMREVTATALPLALRGAKKEIREHFLSALPARSRGMLQDEMSSMGPIKLRDVKEAQGQLVEGALRLLADGSVALADTTEEMMEDMAD; this is encoded by the coding sequence ATGAGCCAATTTGTCCCCCTTCGTAAGCACCGCCGCATGACGGGCGCGCAGAAATCTGCGGTTCTGTTCCTGTGCCTTGGCGAGGGGCGCGGCGGCGCATTGATGCAGCAACTGGACGTGGCTGAAATTCGTCAAATCACAACCGCGATCTCGAATATGGGTGAAATCGACGCCGGTATTGTCGAAAGTATTCTTGAGGAATTCGATGAGAAGATTAACCACGAGGGTGGTGTTGTCGGTTCCATTGATGCCGCGCGCAACCTGCTAAGTGAATTCCTGCCGGAAGATCGCGTTGCCGACATCTTGCAAGAGATTAACAGCAACACCACCGGCAACGTCTGGAAAGATCTGTCCGATCTGGACGAAAAACAACTGGTCGAATTTCTGCGTAAGGAACACAATCAAACGGTTGCTGTTATTCTCACCCGCATCCGCCCCGACGCCGCAGCCAAGGTGTTGCCGCTGCTTGGCCCCGAACGGGCACCCGATTTGATCGAACGCATTATGGCGATGGAAAACCTGCCGTCAGACACGATCCAGAACATCGAAAATACCCTGCGCGAAGATGTGTTGGCCAAGGCCAACAACAGCCCCGAAGCGCGGATTGAGGGGCACCTGGTTTCGATCCTTAACAAGCTCGACGGGGATTTGTTCAACCAGATTTCATCCGAGCTTGAGCAGCGCCGCCCCGAACAGTTTGGCGGTATCAAACAAAAGATGTTTGTTTTCGACGATTTGGTTAAGTTCAACGAAATGCATCTGGGTAAGATTATGCGCGAAGTGACAGCAACCGCTTTGCCGCTGGCTCTGCGGGGTGCCAAAAAAGAAATCCGCGAACATTTCCTCTCAGCTCTGCCCGCCCGTTCACGGGGTATGCTGCAAGATGAAATGTCATCCATGGGCCCGATCAAGTTGCGCGACGTAAAAGAAGCGCAGGGCCAACTGGTTGAAGGGGCGCTACGCCTGTTGGCGGATGGTTCGGTGGCATTGGCAGATACAACCGAAGAGATGATGGAAGATATGGCGGACTAA
- the motA gene encoding flagellar motor stator protein MotA, producing MTILLGFILILGMVFGGYMLSGGEMGIIMHALPFEGMMIGGAALGSFIAANSFANLKGAGKGLLKTMKGPKWKPADYIDLLNLMYTLARMYQQNGILSLDEHIEKPMESSIFSQYPKLQNDHFAIDLITDSFRMLALQFDDPYQAEDVINRKLKKHHHEALVAPHGLTTVSDALPAIGIVAAVLGVIKTMSSIDKPPAVLGAMIGGALVGTFLGVFLAYCFVSPIANRLQAIEDQDGIYYGVIRDIFIAILHNHSPAICTEIGRGNIPTSLQPTFYEMEEARQNMQAAA from the coding sequence ATGACTATTCTTCTGGGATTTATCCTTATTCTGGGCATGGTTTTCGGCGGCTACATGCTTTCCGGTGGGGAAATGGGCATCATCATGCACGCCCTTCCTTTTGAGGGCATGATGATCGGCGGGGCAGCGTTGGGATCGTTCATTGCCGCAAATTCCTTTGCGAACCTCAAAGGGGCGGGCAAGGGTCTTCTCAAGACGATGAAGGGCCCGAAGTGGAAGCCAGCCGATTACATTGACCTGCTGAACCTGATGTATACTTTGGCCCGGATGTATCAGCAGAACGGCATCTTGTCGCTGGACGAACACATTGAAAAACCAATGGAAAGTTCGATCTTTTCGCAATACCCCAAACTGCAGAACGACCATTTTGCGATTGATTTGATCACCGACAGCTTCCGCATGCTCGCCTTGCAGTTCGACGACCCCTATCAGGCCGAAGATGTGATCAACCGGAAGCTCAAAAAACACCACCACGAGGCGCTGGTGGCACCACATGGATTGACAACCGTCTCGGATGCGCTGCCTGCCATCGGCATCGTTGCGGCGGTTCTGGGTGTTATCAAGACCATGTCATCCATTGACAAACCGCCAGCTGTTCTTGGGGCCATGATTGGTGGCGCGCTTGTGGGAACCTTCCTTGGCGTTTTTCTGGCTTACTGTTTCGTTTCACCAATTGCGAACCGGCTTCAGGCCATCGAAGATCAGGATGGCATCTATTACGGCGTGATCCGCGATATTTTCATCGCGATCCTGCACAATCATTCGCCTGCCATCTGCACTGAAATCGGGCGCGGTAACATTCCGACCTCGCTACAGCCCACCTTTTACGAGATGGAAGAAGCCCGCCAGAACATGCAAGCGGCGGCATAA
- a CDS encoding FliM/FliN family flagellar motor switch protein, producing the protein MLENNDEAETTADAAKAEPVKDNATDPKAGADAQATGKNLDAIFGVKLDVRAVLGRSRIPISELLNLTKGSVIELDRRVGEPVDLMINDRLVARGDLVRVKGDMLGVALREIVKDFVTDS; encoded by the coding sequence ATGTTGGAAAACAACGACGAAGCAGAAACCACCGCTGACGCCGCCAAGGCAGAACCGGTCAAGGATAACGCAACCGACCCCAAAGCCGGCGCCGATGCGCAGGCCACTGGTAAAAATCTGGATGCAATTTTCGGTGTCAAACTGGACGTGCGCGCCGTGTTGGGCCGTAGCAGAATACCGATTTCCGAATTGCTGAACCTTACCAAAGGATCAGTGATCGAACTGGACCGTCGCGTCGGCGAACCCGTTGATCTGATGATCAATGACCGGCTTGTCGCCCGCGGTGATCTGGTGCGGGTAAAAGGCGACATGCTGGGTGTTGCGCTGCGCGAAATCGTCAAAGATTTTGTTACAGACAGCTAA
- a CDS encoding flagellar biosynthesis regulator FlaF: MSVTAYKRTISHTEAPRQIERRILAQVTSELESQYQAFDSAERRLDRLQILADGLRHTLVKNQMVWSTFKMDLTEAENGLTPELKATLISIAIWVESHTQGVLAGGKLVRPLIDINRSIIDGLSGRSFETAAE; encoded by the coding sequence ATGAGTGTAACCGCGTACAAGCGGACCATCTCGCACACGGAAGCGCCACGCCAGATTGAGCGTCGCATCCTTGCGCAGGTGACTTCAGAGTTGGAATCGCAATATCAAGCGTTCGATAGCGCTGAAAGACGTCTGGATCGTCTGCAGATTCTGGCGGACGGTCTTCGGCATACGTTGGTGAAAAACCAGATGGTTTGGTCGACGTTCAAGATGGATCTAACCGAAGCTGAAAACGGACTGACGCCCGAGTTGAAGGCAACGCTGATCTCGATCGCGATTTGGGTGGAATCCCATACGCAAGGCGTCCTTGCCGGCGGCAAACTGGTCCGGCCGCTGATTGATATCAACCGCAGCATCATAGATGGGTTGAGCGGTCGCAGTTTTGAAACAGCAGCGGAGTAA